TCACGTACGGCAGCCGGACCTGGCGCATGACCTCCGCGCGGCTCGCTCCCAGCAGGCGCGCGTTCTGCACGGTCTGCTGCGGCACGCTCACGCCGCCGGCGAACGCGTTGTAGAAGACGAGGAAAAAGACCACGGCGACCGCCGTGAGCACCGACGCGGTGAGCGTGGGGCCGGCGATGATCACGAAGATCGGGATGAGCGCGATCCGCGGCGTGGCGTTCAGCACGGTCACGTAGGGGCTGAGCACGCGCCGCGACGTGGCGCTGTTGCTGAGCAGGAGCCCGAACAGCGCGCCGAGGAGCGTGCCAATGGCCACGCCGAGGAACGTGCCCTGCAGCGTGTCCCAGAGGAACGGCCACACCGTCGGCTGGCCGTCGGCGCCCGTGGCCATGTCGACCAGTCGGTCGAACACGAGCGACGGGCTGCTGACGAAGAACGGATCGAACACCGGCGAGCGCTCGCGCAGCCAGCCGATCTGCGGCAGGAACTGCCACGACAGGAGGACAGCCGCGAGGATGCCGAGCCGGAGCCCCCACACGCCGGCGGTCCCGAGCGGCACGCGCGGAGCCAGGTCGAGGTCACGCTGCGACGGCGCAACCGCCTCGTCGCTGACCGAGCGTGGCGGGCTGTCGGCCACGGCCTCAGACATGGGCGTGATCCTCGGGCCGGTGCGCGCCGCCCGCCGCGATCTGTTCGGTCAGGTCGTGCCAGAGGCGCGCGTAGATCTCGAGGTACTCGGGTGTCTCGCGGAGCTCGAGCATGCGCCGGTTGTCGCCGAACGGGACCTCCTGCTCGCTGGCGATCGACGCCGGGCGGTTGCTGAGGATCACGACGCGGTCGCAGAGCGTGATCGCCTCCGCCAGGTCGTGGGTGACGAGCAGCGCCGTCATGTCCATCTTCCGGGCAATCTGGAAGACGTCCTGGTGGATGCCGATTCTGGTCGGCTCGTCGACGGACGAGAACGGCTCGTCGAGCAGCAGGATCTGCGGGTAGACGGCGACGGCGGTGAGGAAGGCGAGCCGCCGCCGCATGCCGCCGGAGAGCTGATACGGATAGGCGTCGCCACCGTCGCTGAGCCCGGCCATCTCGAGCAGTTCCTCGACGCGGTCGTCGATCGAGTCGCGACCGCGCCGGAGGCGGCTCCGGCGGGCGCCGTGGCGCTTGAAGCGGGTGAAGAAGCGCACGTTCTCCGCCACCGTGAGCCATGGCAGCACGGTGTCCTTCTGGAACACCATGCTGAGCGTGTGTCGGCGTGAGCCTCGGAGGTCCCGGGAGATCCGTCCGCCCGTTGGCCGCGCCAGCCCGGCGATGAGCGACAGCAATGTGGACTTGCCGCACCCGCTCGGGCCCACGATGCCGACAATCTCCCCCGCCCCGATGGAGAGGGAGACCCCCTCCAGCACCTCGGTGCCGGAGGGGTACGAGAAGCGCACGTCGCGCAGCGTCAGAATCTCCCAGGACTTCCCCGTCATGTGGCTATGACCCTCCGGGCTCTCCGATCCCGTCGGTGTAGTACGACATGTCCACGGCGTTCTCGTACGAGTTCGAGTCAGCCTGGGCATCGAAGCGCGGCAGGCCCCACAGCGCATAGCGCTCGAGCCCCACCGACCACTGGTCCTCCGTGATGAAGCCGTCGTCGCTCCCCACGCCGACATAGGCCTTGAACGTCTCGATGCCGTTGTGCAGGGCGGCTTCCGGAAGCGAGGAG
The sequence above is drawn from the Thermoleophilaceae bacterium genome and encodes:
- a CDS encoding ABC transporter permease subunit, which gives rise to MSEAVADSPPRSVSDEAVAPSQRDLDLAPRVPLGTAGVWGLRLGILAAVLLSWQFLPQIGWLRERSPVFDPFFVSSPSLVFDRLVDMATGADGQPTVWPFLWDTLQGTFLGVAIGTLLGALFGLLLSNSATSRRVLSPYVTVLNATPRIALIPIFVIIAGPTLTASVLTAVAVVFFLVFYNAFAGGVSVPQQTVQNARLLGASRAEVMRQVRLPYVMVWTFASLPNAISFGLVAVVTAEILTGRLGMGRLLFNSISSVDSTLTFCVVIVLSVVGVLLVTISDAVQKRVLHWWEGSV
- a CDS encoding ABC transporter ATP-binding protein, translated to MTGKSWEILTLRDVRFSYPSGTEVLEGVSLSIGAGEIVGIVGPSGCGKSTLLSLIAGLARPTGGRISRDLRGSRRHTLSMVFQKDTVLPWLTVAENVRFFTRFKRHGARRSRLRRGRDSIDDRVEELLEMAGLSDGGDAYPYQLSGGMRRRLAFLTAVAVYPQILLLDEPFSSVDEPTRIGIHQDVFQIARKMDMTALLVTHDLAEAITLCDRVVILSNRPASIASEQEVPFGDNRRMLELRETPEYLEIYARLWHDLTEQIAAGGAHRPEDHAHV